One Lolium rigidum isolate FL_2022 unplaced genomic scaffold, APGP_CSIRO_Lrig_0.1 contig_1705_1, whole genome shotgun sequence DNA segment encodes these proteins:
- the LOC124680455 gene encoding G-type lectin S-receptor-like serine/threonine-protein kinase At1g34300: protein MPSLRGCDLALLLCGCFLLLPFLSHGADMPLGSSLTPGNSSPWLSPNSTFSLAFGPSPSSPSLSVASVSYAGGVPIWSAGAGAAVDSGGSLRLSSTGDLQLLNGSSNTVLWSSNTANQGVTAAAVQESGNLILKNSSGGAVWQSFDHPTDTVVMSQTFASGLNLTSGDYLFTLDRASGNLTLRWARRAAATITYFNRGYNSSFTANRTLSSPALTMQTNGIVSIADGTLATPVVVAYSSNYGESGDMLRFVRLDSDGNFRAYSAARGSGTAAEQWSAVADQCQVFGYCGNMGVCGYNGTAPVCGCPSQNFQPSNPSNPREGCTRKVDLANCPGNSTMLELDNTQFLTYTPEINTEQFFVGITACRLNCLSGTSCVASTALADGSGLCFLKVSTFVSAYQSASLPSTSFVKVCFPGVPNPPLGGAGSGSSSSRNSGLRSWVVVLVVLGVVSGLVLAEWVLWWVLCRNSPKYGAASAQYALLEYASGAPVQFSYRELQRSTKGFKEKLGAGGFGAVYRGVLANRTVVAVKQLEGIEQGEKQFRMEVATISSTHHLNLVRLIGFCSEGRHRLLVYEFMKNGSLDSFLFTTATGGDNTNAKAMPWSTRFAVAVGTARGITYLHEECRDCIVHCDIKPENILLDEHHNAKVSDFGLAKLINPKDHRHRTLTSVRGTRGYLAPEWLANLPITVKSDVYSYGMVLLETIGGRRNFDIADDTNRKKFSVWAYEEYERGNVAGILDRRLAGDADMAQVERALQVSFWCIQEQPSQRPTMGKVVQMLEGVMELERPPPPKSSDSFLTVTTATSGVSSSMASTFASSSAPAPPVPSPNLEQEIAVGRSASARNREIASLPLRSSEPYMTM, encoded by the coding sequence ATGCCGTCTCTCCGGGGAtgtgatcttgctctcctcctctgCGGCTGCTTCTTGCTCCTCCCTTTCCTCTCCCATGGCGCCGACATGCCCCTGGGCAGCTCGCTCACGCCGGGTAACTCGTCGCCTTGGTTGTCGCCCAACTCCACCTTCTCCCTCGCCTTCGGCCCGTCCCCGTCCTCCCCGTCCCTCTCCGTCGCCTCGGTCTCCTACGCCGGCGGCGTCCCCATCTGgtcggccggcgccggcgcggccgtCGACTCCGGTGGCTCGCTCCGCCTCTCCTCCACCGGCGACCTGCAGCTGCTCAACGGCTCCTCAAACACCGTGCTCTGGTCCTCCAACACCGCCAACCAGGGCGTCACCGCCGCGGCCGTCCAGGAGAGCGGCAACCTCATCCTCAAGAACTCCTCGGGCGGCGCCGTCTGGCAGTCCTTCGACCACCCCACGGACACCGTCGTCATGTCCCAGACCTTCGCCTCCGGCCTGAACCTCACCTCCGGCGACTACCTCTTCACCCTCGACCGGGCCTCGGGCAACCTCACGCTCCGCTGGgcccggcgcgccgccgccaccatcacctACTTCAACCGCGGCTACAACTCCTCCTTCACCGCCAACCGCACGCTCAGCTCCCCCGCGCTCACCATGCAGACCAACGGCATCGTCTCCATCGCCGACGGCACGCTCGCCACCCCCGTCGTCGTCGCCTACAGCAGCAACTACGGCGAGAGCGGCGACATGCTGCGCTTCGTGCGCCTCGACTCCGACGGCAACTTCCGCGCCTACAGCGCGGCGCGCGGCAGCGGCACGGCGGCGGAGCAGTGGTCCGCGGTCGCGGACCAGTGCCAGGTGTTCGGCTACTGCGGCAACATGGGCGTGTGCGGCTACAACGGCACGGCGCCCGTCTGCGGCTGCCCCTCGCAGAACTTCCAGCCCAGCAACCCGTCCAACCCGCGAGAAGGGTGCACGCGCAAGGTCGACCTCGCCAACTGCCCCGGCAACTCCACCATGCTCGAGCTCGACAACACGCAGTTCCTCACCTACACGCCCGAGATCAACACGGAGCAGTTCTTCGTCGGCATCACCGCATGCCGCCTCAACTGCCTCTCGGGGACCTCCTGCGTCGCCTCCACCGCGCTCGCCGACGGGTCCGGCCTCTGCTTCCTCAAGGTCTCCACCTTCGTCAGCGCCTACCAGTCCGCCTCGCTCCCGAGCACCTCCTTCGTCAAGGTCTGCTTCCCCGGCGTGCCCAACCCGCCCCTCGGCGGCGCGGGCAGCGGCTCCTCGTCGTCGCGCAACTCGGGCCTCCGGTCCTGGGTCGTCGTCCTGGTCGTCCTCGGCGTGGTGTCCGGGCTGGTGCTCGCCGAGTGGGTGCTCTGGTGGGTGCTGTGCCGGAACAGCCCCAAGTACGGCGCGGCGTCGGCGCAGTACGCGCTGCTGGAGTACGCGTCCGGCGCGCCGGTGCAGTTCTCCTACCGCGAGCTGCAGCGCTCCACCAAGGGCTTCAAGGAGAAGCTGGGCGCCGGCGGCTTCGGCGCCGTGTACCGCGGCGTGCTGGCCAACCGCACCGTGGTGGCGGTGAAGCAGCTGGAGGGGATCGAGCAGGGGGAGAAGCAGTTCCGGATGGAGGTGGCCACCATCAGCAGCACGCACCACCTCAACCTCGTCCGCCTCATCGGCTTCTGCTCCGAGGGCCGCCACCGCCTGCTCGTCTACGAGTTCATGAAGAACGGCTCCCTCGACTCCTTCCTCTTCACCACGGCCACCGGCGGCGACAACACCAACGCCAAGGCCATGCCCTGGTCCACGCGcttcgccgtcgccgtcggcACGGCGCGCGGCATCACGTACCTGCACGAGGAGTGCCGCGACTGCATCGTGCACTGCGACATCAAGCCGGAGAACATCCTGCTGGACGAGCACCACAACGCCAAGGTCTCCGACTTCGGCCTCGCCAAGCTCATCAACCCCAAGGACCACCGCCACCGCACGCTCACCAGCGTGCGCGGCACGCGAGGCTACCTGGCGCCGGAGTGGCTCGCCAACCTGCCCATCACAGTCAAGTCCGACGTCTACAGCTACGGGATGGTCCTGCTGGAGACCATCGGCGGCCGCCGCAACTTCGACATCGCCGACGACACCAACCGCAAGAAGTTCTCCGTCTGGGCCTACGAGGAGTACGAGCgggggaacgtggccggcatcCTCGACAGGCGGCTCGCCGGGGACGCGGACATGGCCCAGGTGGAGCGCGCGCTGCAGGTCAGCTTCTGGTGCATCCAGGAGCAGCCGTCGCAGCGGCCCACCATGGGGAAGGTGGTGCAGATGCTGGAGGGGGTCATGGAGctcgagaggccgccgccgccaaagtCATCCGACAGTTTCCTCACCGTCACCACGGCCACCAGCGGCGTCAGCAGCAGCATGGCGTCCACgttcgcctcgtcgtcggcgccggcgccgcctgtGCCGTCGCCGAATCTGGAGCAGGAGATCGCCGTGGGGCGATCGGCGTCCGCCAGGAACCGCGAGATCGCGTCGCTCCCGCTGCGCTCGTCGGAGCCGTACATGACAATGTAA
- the LOC124680459 gene encoding dnaJ protein ERDJ7 gives MAAVSPLPVCLLLLVAALLLPASNAIYCDEDDCYDLLGVKQDANASEIKKAYYKLSLKHHPDKNPDPESKKLFVKVATAYEILKDETTREQYDYAVAHPEEFFYNTAQYYRAYYGYKTDPRAVLIGLLLIVSAFQYIHQLTAYSQAIESVKQTPAYRNRLKALEFERTGGISSKKKGTKQIDKNLENELRGEVDLQIQGVKKPSAWSLYGVQLILLPYFIGKLLTWQICWFWRYRVKKLPYAWEDACYLTRTSLRIPDNTWQNIDEFTKEDLVMKRLWEKANMERHMAEARKGSRRRR, from the exons ATGGCTGCCGTTTCTCCCCTCCCCgtctgcctcctcctcctcgtcgccgccctcctcctcccagcATCCAACGCCATCTACTGCGACGAGGACGACTGCTACGACCTCCTCGG GGTCAAGCAGGACGCTAACGCGTCGGAGATCAAGAAGGCCTACTACAAGCTCTCCCTCAAACA CCACCCGGACAAGAACCCCGATCCGGAGTCGAAGAAGCTCTTCGTCAAGGTCGCCACCGCCTACGAG ATACTAAAAGATGAGACAACTAGGGAGCAGTATGACTATGCTGTTGCGCATCCAGAAGAG TTCTTCTACAACACTGCTCAATACTACAGGGCCTACTACGGATATAAAACG GATCCTCGTGCTGTGTTGATTGGCCTTCTTTTAATCGTGTCAGCATTCCAATACATACACCAGTTGACAGCATATAGTCAG GCCATTGAAAGTGTGAAGCAAACTCCTGCTTACAGAAATAGGTTGAAAGCATTGGAGTTTGAGCGAACAGGAGGAATTTCAAGCAAAAAAAAGGGTACCAAGCagatcgataa AAATTTGGAAAATGAGCTTAGAGGTGAAGTTGACTTGCAAATTCAGGGAGTTAAGAAACCTTCTGCGTGGAGTCTCTATGGAGTCCAACTTATACTTCTGCCTTACTTCATTGGCAAG CTGCTCACTTGGCAAATTTGTTGGTTTTGGAGATACCGGGTAAAGAAATTGCCATATGCATGGGAGGATGCATGCTATTTGACCAGGACATCTCTTAGGATACCTGATAACACATGGCAAAATATAG ATGAGTTTACGAAGGAGGATCTTGTGATGAAGCGTCTCTGGGAGAAAGCCAACATGGAGAGGCACATGGCGGAGGCGAGAAAAGGATCGAGGCGTAGAAGATAA